DNA sequence from the Glycine soja cultivar W05 chromosome 18, ASM419377v2, whole genome shotgun sequence genome:
AGTGCAACGTGCTCTTTCTCATCAAATCACTCATGGCAGCGCACTCTTGCTGAAGAAACTAGGACTTTGCTTTCTGAGTGTTGCGTATGTGTGCATGGTTATGATTTTGGCTCTCATTCTGGCTGCTGTGGTGGGTGTTGCTTTGGTTCGGTTGTGGGTGGAGGAACCCGTGTCTGTCAAGGATAATCTGCATTTTGATTACACTGAAGCTCACCCTACGGCTGTGTTTTCATTCAATGGAGTTAGAAGTTTAAAGGGTCACCTTAAGAAAAAGCACATAAGTGTCCCAGTTGGCCACTCGTTTTTCgcttctttggtccttgtgatgCCTGAATCTGACTTCAATAGGGAGCTTGGCGTGTTTCAGGTATGATTTTGTCTCTGAAAATTATTGAGTTGTTCATGTAATATCCTTTTTAATGAGAGGAGACTTGTATatagtgttggtgttggtgttgaATTTTAGATCTATCACTCTTTTATTATCCTATTCAATGTCCctctaattgaaaaataatacctCAACAATATTAACAGAAACAAAATCTTTTTccttcaaaagaaaattttctgataataatatttcatttttcacaATAAAACCAGACCTGCTTTATCGCAATTTCTTACTTAATTATTACTTTGTTGTCGTTAATTGCTAGTTGCTAAATGCTGATAAATAGTCCTAGCACTTATTCTTGCATAATCTTATGGTTTTGGACAAGTATTAAGAAAATCACAGCATCTGGTTCACTGGCTGGTTATATTCCGTTCTTAACTATGCCATAACTTAAACCATATAATATGGACTGAATATAAGTTCAAAGATATCATAGTTTGCTCTACCATTACTCAACTATAGGATTTGATTATTTTGCTTTATGTTTAAAATTGTGTCAACAAGGAGAGAatagaagggaaaaaaaagagactTCATTGGTAGGATTGTATACATGATCTCTAGGATGTGTTTCTTCAAGAGTTAATTAGAGACATTTTGCAGTTGACTGCAGAACTCCTATCTGTGAATGGAAATGTGATAGAAAAATCTAGCCAGCCATGCATGTTGAGGTTTAGAAGCTCACCAATTCGACTAGTCCGAACCTTTATGATGGGAGTGCCTCTGGTGCTGGGAATCTCAGGGGAGACTCAGAATATTAATGTGGATATACTGAAGCACAAAGAAGACTACAGAAGAAGCAATTCTATTAGGGTAACTCTGCATCCAAGAGCAGGAACATCATCTCTTCCACAGCTATACGAAGCCAAAATTGCGATAAACTCCCATTTGCCTTGGACTAAAGAGTTGGTTCGAAATTGGAAGTGGACATTTTATGTTTGGGTGTCCTTGTATGTCTACATTGTGCTACTTGTGTCTCTCCTATGTTGTTATAGGCCACTCATCTTTCTGGTGACACCAGAGTATTTCAGTGATCATAGGGTGAGTGAACTTACAAGAGAAGAACCTGGACAATTACAAGTTGAGGAATTAGGAGATGAAAGTGAGGTTTCTGAGTTGTTGAGGAAATGGAGAAGAAGCAGAAGCAAGA
Encoded proteins:
- the LOC114395640 gene encoding seipin-1-like, which gives rise to MQQYSTFLCLSFPSKFPTSPHLSETTLHSISMEEHKKEGFFLPTPVAKLISFQTDLIYNGLVSLFSPIHSLFSVASESYHRAEETKDSVESAVQRALSHQITHGSALLLKKLGLCFLSVAYVCMVMILALILAAVVGVALVRLWVEEPVSVKDNLHFDYTEAHPTAVFSFNGVRSLKGHLKKKHISVPVGHSFFASLVLVMPESDFNRELGVFQLTAELLSVNGNVIEKSSQPCMLRFRSSPIRLVRTFMMGVPLVLGISGETQNINVDILKHKEDYRRSNSIRVTLHPRAGTSSLPQLYEAKIAINSHLPWTKELVRNWKWTFYVWVSLYVYIVLLVSLLCCYRPLIFLVTPEYFSDHRVSELTREEPGQLQVEELGDESEVSELLRKWRRSRSKRKTVLAHGGVPETIVGSSTSSISMMTTREDVTSVAVEDEVEDSESACIG